TACATCAGGCACTGGTTCCGGGCCATGTCACACAGCAGTAAACAAACCCTCTGCCCCCATGGAGCTGACACTCTAGTGGCTGTGGATTTTGCCACATCTGTCATTTTGGCTTTTGgtgcagggaggtaattaggttttttgtttgttttttttttagtggagttactggggattgaacccaggacctcatgcatgctaagcatgcactctaccactgacctatactgTATCCGCCCCTCCCCCATCATTACTTTTGTTGACATCCTGACCCTGTATCATTCTGGCAGCCTCTCCCGGTGTGGATTCTACTGAATATGAAGGTTTGGACTGAAACTTAAACTGTACCATTCTGACCAGGTTTCCCTGTTGTGCATTCTCTTTGAGAATTGTGAAGTTTGGGGCTCTGTGGGAAACACTGGCCATGTTCATACAACCAATAGGTTTCCTTCGATGGAATGATTGTAAAAAATGCAGCTCACTCCTGAATTCTGAAAACCCAACATTTTATAAATAGCCCCAGCTGTGCAGGTTTTCTGATGGAAATGGGAAGTCTGCAGTCTGAAGAACACTCTTCTCACACTTGGCATGTGAACTGGGTTGACCACCATTATGGACTCTCTgatgaacttgaagacaggaacGCTTGCTAAAGCCTTGACCACAATCAATACATCTGTAGGGTTTCTCGCCTGTGTGGACCCTCCGATGGGCCTGAAGGTGTGAGGTCTGACTGAAGCTCCTCCCACACATGCCACACTTGTAGGGTTTCTCTCCCGTGTGGATCCTCTGATGGACATGAAGGTAGGAGTTCCAGATGAAGCCTTTCCCACATGCTTCACACCTGTAGGGTTTCTCCCCAGTGTGAACTCTCTGATGGGCCTGAAGGTGTGAACTCCAGCTGAAACCCTTCCCACACACGTCACACGtgtagggtttctctccagtgtggacCCTCTGGTGGTCTTGCACATGTGAGCTCTGACTGAAGCCCTTCCCGCATGTCTCACATTTGTAGGGCTTCTCTCCGGTGTGGACTCTCTGGTGGGCCTGGAGATGGGAGATCTGACTGAAGTCCTTGCCACACATGTCACATCTGTAGGGTTTTTCTCCAGTGTGGACTCTCTGATGGGCCTGGAGGTGGGAATTCCGGCTGAAGTTCTTATCACATACATCACACTTGTATGGTTTCTCCCCGGTATGGATCCTCTGATGGGCCTGGAGGTTTGAGGCCTTACTGAAGTCCTTCCCACACACCTCGCATTGATAcagtttctctccagtgtgaactctccgctgaggagcagagttctggctgGATATCCTGTCACATGCCTTTTTGTATGTTTTGTCTCTGGGTTGGGCTCTCTGATGACCTTGAGGTTGTGATGTCTGACTGAGGCCTGTATCACACTGCTCATGTTTCCAGGATTCCCCTTCAGTGTCGGCTATACAGTGACTGTTAAGGTTGAAGCTGTGACTGGCAGCCCTCCCATGCCTGCCACGCACATACCGATGCTCCCCTGGGTGATCAGGCTcccaggtgggaagggaggagttCTGATGGAAGCTCTCAGCACGCACCTGACAGTGGAAGCGTTTCTCATCTGTGCTGGCTCTCAGGTCTGTACCACACTCATCACTCCTACTGCATCTCTCCCCTGTGTGAACACTCGGATGGATGTGAAACACTAAGCTAGAACTGGTGCCCTTCCTACACTCACTACACACACAGGGCTTCTCTCCTTGGGGCAGTTGCTGATGGAATTCAAGATCAGAGTCAAGGCTGAAGGCTTTTCCATTCTCATCAGAGGTCTGCTCTCCTGGGTGGATCATACCATGCTGGGATGAGTTCTCTGTGGAGTCTTTTCCATGATTATTGTGGCTACGAGCCTCCCCGCTTCTGTGTACTTCCTGGTCACCACGCTGAGCAGGTATCCTTCTCATAATACAATGACCACACTTACCCGGCTTATTTTTTATGTCAATTTGCTGACTCCTCCTCTGATAATTCT
This Camelus bactrianus isolate YW-2024 breed Bactrian camel chromosome 9, ASM4877302v1, whole genome shotgun sequence DNA region includes the following protein-coding sequences:
- the ZNF233 gene encoding LOW QUALITY PROTEIN: zinc finger protein 233 (The sequence of the model RefSeq protein was modified relative to this genomic sequence to represent the inferred CDS: inserted 1 base in 1 codon), which gives rise to MTKCQEVTFSDVAVTFTREELGLLDSAQRELHRDVMLENFRNLLSVGHPSFRLGLILQVGREEKLWAMETEIQGGHRNPNELEILQEGGLRYLLHEDLMGWQIWEQLKSKLPRTQDPIINLQGRKSKLPKQGDASCQMWAGESTQVPEDGNYVAEPQGESSSSIKNQEFPTRPSWDFWKKMYLRESQNYQRRSQQIDIKNKPGKCGHCIMRRIPAQRGDQEVHRSGEARSHNNHGKDSTENSSQHGMIHPGEQTSDENGKAFSLDSDLEFHQQLPQGEKPCVCSECRKGTSSSLVFHIHPSVHTGERCSRSDECGTDLRASTDEKRFHCQVRAESFHQNSSLPTWEPDHPGEHRYVRGRHGRAASHSFNLNSHCIADTEGESWKHEQCDTGLSQTSQPQGHQRAQPRDKTYKKACDRISSQNSAPQRRVHTGEKLYQCEVCGKDFSKASNLQAHQRIHTGEKPYKCDVCDKNFSRNSHLQAHQRVHTGEKPYRCDMCGKDFSQISHLQAHQRVHTGEKPYKCETCGKGFSQSSHVQDHQRVHTGEKPYTCDVCGKGFSWSSHLQAHQRVHTGEKPYRCEACGKGFIWNSYLHVHQRIHTGEKPYKCGMCGRSFSQTSHLQAHRRVHTGEKPYRCIDCGQGFSKRXLSSSSSESP